One Maniola hyperantus chromosome Z, iAphHyp1.2, whole genome shotgun sequence DNA window includes the following coding sequences:
- the ago gene encoding F-box/WD repeat-containing protein 7 produces MEPSCSHSKCDVFEISKTSYENNVENKTGSNNKLGEKSSSSCNVRQKIDDLEREDFEEENRMLKHCSSMIVDDEIAAASRFSGNLSSASSSLASSSETISTLSNMMANDFSLPGCSKNDDCEGSNATIKNMIHSRRPLYQGTKTTPNKKVDFMQKLLSSNIQEKKDFPKGKLYKSDLMEHSGDADMCEEMSGSTSRTSSNASSIASTSSEGKDFTVPSTSNAEKLLGLDDSSKRNGSGSSKSSNYQYCDGDDDSDNDVNEESWCTCLSSHEDDDEDDEPEPDERLWRKRRYEPPPPQSAKKFCPDGSVMPNAGSEWPTIHSNISLQNSTSLQGPPEIKQWLQRFLQWSNGEKVQAIDAFINLCTPSHVRYMMKSIEPLFQRDFISLLPKELALTVLGYLAPKDLLRAAQTCRYWRFLADDNLLWKEQCRRIGLTTLKKMPRSLPRYDSPWKTAFMRQSMIQDNWLHKSVLSPIVMRGHDEHVITCLQFYGNRILSGSDDTTLKVWSAITGKCLRTLVGHSGGVWSSQMVGDLVISGSTDRTLRVWSAKSGQCLKVLAGHTSTVRCMHLHQNKVVSGSRDATLRVWSIPDGRCLRVLIGHLAAVRCVQYDGKVVVSGAYDYFVKVWNPETGECLHTLAGHTNRVYSLQFDGIHVVSGSLDTSIRVWDVESGQLKHTLTGHQSLTSGMELHSNILVSGNADSTVKVWDITTGHCLHTLSGPNKHQSAVTCLQSSNRFVITSSDDGTVKLWDVQTGEFIRNLVELGSGGSGGVVWRIRASATKLICAVGSRNGTEETKLLVLDFDVPGACRKCDE; encoded by the exons ATGGAACCGTCATGTTCACATTCTAAGTGCGACGTGTTTGAAATAAGCAAAACCTCATACGAAAACAATGTAGAAAATAAGACTGGTAGCAACAACAAATTAGGTGAAAAGTCAAGCAGCTCATGTAATGTTAGACAAAAAATAGATGATCTCGAACGGGAGGACTTCGAGGAGGAGAATAGAATGTTAAAGCACTGCTCTAGTATGATAGTTGATGATGAAATTGCGGCTGCGTCACGTTTCTCTGGTAACCTATCTAGTGCTAGCTCAAGTCTTGCCTCCAGCTCGGAAACAATATCAACTTTATCAAATATGATGGCAAATGACTTCAGCTTGCCTGGCTGCAGCAAGAACGACGACTGTGAAGGCAGCAATGCCACAATAAAGAACATGATTCACTCACGAAGACCATTGTATCAAGGAACAAAGACGACACCTAATAAAAAGGTGGATTTTATGCAAAAGTTATTAAGTagtaacatacaagaaaagaagGACTTTCCGAAAGGGAAGCTTTACAAAAGTGATTTGATGGAGCACTCTGGCGATGCAGATATGTGCGAGGAAATGAGTGGATCTACAAGTCGGACTAGCTCTAATGCCTCTAGTATTGCAAGCACAAGTTCTGAAGGCAAAGACTTTACAGTTCCTTCAACTTCTAACGCTGAAAAGTTATTAGGCTTAGATGACAGCAGTAAGAGAAATGGCAGCGGAAGCTCTAAATCTtct AATTACCAATACTGCGACGGAGACGACGATTCTGACAACGATGTCAACGAGGAGTCGTGGTGCACTTGCCTCTCATCTCACGAG GATGACGATGAAGACGATGAACCGGAACCTGACGAAAGGCTATGG AGAAAACGGCGCTATGAGCCCCCGCCACCTCAGTCTGCTAAGAAGTTCTGCCCAGACGGCAGTGTTATGCCCAACGCTGGATCCGAATGGCCCACCATCCACTCGAATATCTCGCTACAAAACTCTACTAGCCTTCAGGGACCTCCAGAGATAAAGCAATGGCTCCAGAG GTTCCTACAGTGGTCTAACGGTGAGAAGGTTCAAGCGATAGATGCTTTCATAAACCTGTGCACTCCAAGCCACGTCCGCTACATGATGAAGTCGATCGAGCCGCTTTTCCAAAGAGATTTCATCTCCCTACTGCCCAAGGAATTGGCCCTAACGGTGCTGGGGTACTTGGCGCCAAAGGATCTGCTCCGGGCCGCACAGACTTGCCGTTATTGGAG GTTCTTGGCAGATGACAATCTCCTTTGGAAGGAGCAGTGCCGTCGTATAGGTCTAACGACCCTCAAGAAGATGCCAAGATCCCTGCCACGTTACGACAGTCCCTGGAAAACCGCCTTCATGCGTCAGTCCATGATCCAAGATAACTGGCTCCATAAGTCCGTGCTGAGTCCCATAGTGATGCGCGGTCATGATGAGCATGTCATCACTTGTCTACAGTTCTACGGAAATCGCATACTGAGTGGCAGTGATGACACTACGCTCAAAGTCTGGTCCGCCATTACCGGGAAG TGCCTTCGCACGTTGGTCGGTCATTCCGGGGGAGTGTGGTCATCACAGATGGTGGGCGATCTGGTCATCAGCGGCTCTACGGACCGAACCCTTCGCGTCTGGAGCGCCAAGAGTGGACAATGCTTAAAAGTCCTAGCTGGGCATACCTCGACTGTGCGCTGCATGCATCTGCACCAGAACAA AGTGGTATCAGGATCGCGTGATGCAACTTTACGCGTTTGGTCCATCCCAGACGGGCGTTGTCTTCGTGTGCTGATTGGACACTTGGCGGCCGTGCGATGCGTACAATACGACGGCAAAGTCGTAGTATCCGGAGCCTATGATTACTTCGTCAAAGTATGGAATCCTGAAACTGGGGAGTGCTTGCACACACTGGCTGGGCATACCAATAGGGTCTATAGCTTACAA TTTGACGGCATCCACGTAGTGAGCGGATCCCTGGACACTTCAATCCGCGTTTGGGATGTGGAATCAGGTCAACTAAAACACACGCTGACCGGCCACCAGTCTCTCACATCTGGTATGGAGTTGCATTCCAACATCCTGGTGTCTGGTAACGCGGATTCTACTGTCAAGGTGTGGGACATCACTACCGGACACTGCCTTCATACTCTGTCTG GCCCAAACAAACACCAGTCAGCGGTAACGTGCCTCCAATCTAGCAACCGTTTCGTGATCACTTCATCCGATGACGGTACAGTCAAACTGTGGGACGTACAGACTGGGGAATTTATTCGTAACCTCGTCGAACTAGGCTCAGGAGGCTCGGGCGGTGTCGTATGGCGTATCCGAGCCTCAGCCACCAAGCTGATATGCGCTGTCGGCTCCAGAAATGGTACTGAGGAAACCAAGTTGCTTGTACTGGATTTCGACGTACCCGGAGCTTGTAGAAAATGCGACGAATAG